A stretch of the Leptospirillum ferriphilum genome encodes the following:
- a CDS encoding TlpA family protein disulfide reductase, with amino-acid sequence MCIIKVALAGRIPARKSVPPFYHMYRMMLDLTLNRSLSPTGRVFFSPSGFRLAAFAFLLILLLLGEAQTGWSSGATAVPEDLLQKMGFIVFDDREKAPEVTGPSISGGILDLEKLRGRWVLLNFWATWCVPCRQEIPTLVRLSRQMDGRKVVLLSVAMDNDPDKIRHYLKKTPVDYPVLLGQESHVDGRYIGMGLPETYLIDPEGYLVGKAAGSRDWSGPASIHLFDALENSPSGIHSPRKDPS; translated from the coding sequence TTGTGTATCATTAAAGTGGCACTGGCCGGAAGAATACCGGCGAGGAAGAGCGTTCCCCCGTTTTATCACATGTATCGGATGATGCTGGACTTGACGTTGAATCGATCACTTTCCCCGACAGGCCGGGTTTTTTTTTCTCCTTCCGGTTTTCGTCTGGCGGCATTCGCCTTCCTTTTGATTCTCCTCCTGCTGGGAGAAGCCCAAACAGGCTGGAGTTCCGGAGCGACGGCCGTTCCCGAAGATCTTCTCCAGAAGATGGGGTTTATTGTCTTTGATGACCGGGAGAAGGCGCCGGAGGTGACCGGTCCTTCGATTTCCGGAGGAATTCTGGATTTGGAAAAACTGCGCGGACGATGGGTTCTTCTAAACTTCTGGGCCACCTGGTGTGTTCCCTGCCGCCAGGAAATCCCCACCCTTGTCCGTCTGTCCCGTCAGATGGACGGGAGAAAAGTTGTGCTTTTGAGCGTGGCGATGGACAACGATCCCGACAAGATCCGCCATTATCTGAAAAAGACGCCGGTCGATTATCCGGTCCTTCTCGGCCAGGAAAGTCACGTGGACGGGCGTTACATCGGCATGGGGCTTCCGGAAACCTATCTGATCGATCCCGAAGGCTATCTTGTCGGGAAAGCGGCCGGGTCCCGGGACTGGTCCGGACCTGCGTCCATTCACCTTTTTGATGCACTGGAAAACTCCCCCTCGGGAATTCATTCTCCCCGGAAGGATCCCTCATGA